Proteins from one Impatiens glandulifera chromosome 2, dImpGla2.1, whole genome shotgun sequence genomic window:
- the LOC124927404 gene encoding probable E3 ubiquitin-protein ligase HIP1: MDGSSGKRARGGPVIPRKGTGVQFKETSDNGDMNAQFCNRLGCHGRINHTKVISNRQTSKLSSGKATVGSSTRTSSSMATISKLPLKSTRKETSPVLKTDTFEASGSSSKIRMMEVGCSSSSSSSSSSSRVNKGIQENSPGLSVLPLISKNSSSCNARRFSLRSGRCNSTQDVVPSGTTSTTNLNRKKDVMKKQIPVVETKASGKKVSGPTTTIERGRVSDPSNGISISDSRRTRTQRLTNINNRPYVLPHPTSWEVPMPEPSFVGNSYARTSQRLLGESSSRVSNFNPVSDGSSSSSTGRSSPSLGREGIRRYNMDGFAEVLWALENFDQDEGITREQLLAMEAQFFLGGMSFYDQHRDMRLDIDNMSYEELLALEEKMGNVSTAIAEEHVLKHLRKSIYQRTSVDTMGCGGDHDDIKCSICQEEYMIGEEVGGLDCNHVYHLDCIHQWLQVKKWCPICKAEAAPTGCSSSL; the protein is encoded by the exons ATGGATGGATCATCTGGGAAAAGAGCTCGAGGAGGGCCTGTTATTCCTAGAAAGGGAACTGGTGTTCAGTTTAAGGAGACGAGTGATAATGGAGATATGAATGCTCAATTCTGTAATCGTTTAGGTTGTCATGGAAGAATCAATCATACAAAAGTTATCAGCAATAGACAGACTAGTAAACTTTCAAGTGGGAAGGCAACAGTGGGAAGTTCTACAAGGACTTCTTCTTCCATGGCAACTATCTCCAAATTACCATTGAAGTCTACCAGAAAGGAAACATCTCCGGTTCTAAAAACCGATACGTTTGAGGCTAGTGGTAGTTCTAGTAAGATTAGAATGATGGAAGTTGGATGCTcaagttcatcatcatcatcatcatcaagtagTAGGGTGAATAAGGGTATTCAGGAAAATTCACCTGGTTTGTCTGTTCTTCCATTGATATCTAAGAATTCTTCAAGCTGTAACGCAAGAAGGTTTAGTTTAAGAAGTGGGAGATGCAACTCAACCCAAGATGTGGTTCCATCTGGCACAACATCAACAACAAATCTTAATAGAAAGAAAGATGTAATGAAAAAGCAGATTCCTGTTGTAGAAACTAAGGCTTCAGGCAAGAAGGTTAGTGGACCAACCACGACGATTGAAAGGGGTCGTGTTTCTGATCCTTCTAATGGGATCTCCATATCGGATTCAAGACGAACCAGAACACAGAGATTAACGAACATCAACAATAGACCCTATGTGCTTCCTCATCCAACCAGTTGGGAAGTGCCAATGCCTGAACCATCGTTTGTAGGAAACAGTTATGCTCGCACTTCTCAGCGTTTACTTGGGGAATCTTCTTCGAGAGTTTCGAATTTTAACCCTGTTTCTGATGGTAGCAGCAGTTCTAGTACTGGCCGGTCTTCTCCTTCACTGGGAAGAGAGGGCATACGAAGATATAACATGGATGGCTTTGCAGAG GTACTTTGGGCACTTGAGAATTTCGACCAAGATGAAGGAATAACACGCGAg CAATTACTTGCTATGGAGGCACAGTTCTTTCTCGGtggcatgagtttttatgaccAGCACAGAGATATGAGACTCGACATTGACAACATGTCCTACGAG GAGTTATTAGCCTTGGAAGAAAAAATGGGAAATGTTAGTACAGCAATAGCAGAAGAACATGTATTAAAGCATCTTAGGAAAAGTATCTATCAACGAACTTCTGTTGATACAATGGGATGCGGTGGCGATCATGATGACATCAAATGCAGCATTTGTCAG GAAGAATACATGATTGGAGAAGAAGTTGGAGGATTGGATTGTAACCATGTATATCACTTGGATTGCATTCATCAATGGCTGCAGGTAAAGAAATGGTGTCCTATCTGCAAAGCTGAAGCAGCTCCAACAGGCTGTTCTTCTTCTTTGTAG
- the LOC124924282 gene encoding microtubule-associated protein RP/EB family member 1-like has translation MSTTQAKTQAIGKEKRVSSPLVRSQPRIVSKPTTTTSKPVSIATSRTPKAITTASRPSSTVSPKPTNAATLKSTNSLNKDKRPLSSTTRSVEKPRPLNRRESFSNATPSVRIQRSLSTAKTVGDHKLAQPKSAPSLKTLDKSVSKSKTSDLRSPRSLSANRKPKEEAESETEPERIISHDNKEVLIDSNETEDSAVEDERCDHLHVDETTDYACRDEIEQKQEQDETEIHIEMNKEQINIEKHSDHHNCNENELEEKAIESTNNDKKEESFLKASEIRRRMEAQAGSNEAVTPRVVRGGSWPFHKKEVAAPVSNEVIEETTSKLIKENKKNRVLAMVGAFETVMSNQ, from the coding sequence ATGTCAACAACACAAGCAAAAACACAAGCTATTGGGAAGGAGAAGAGAGTGTCATCGCCTTTGGTTCGTTCCCAACCCCGAATCGTCTCCAAGCCCACAACTACCACCTCAAAGCCCGTTTCAATCGCCACCTCGCGCACGCCCAAAGCAATAACAACCGCCTCAAGGCCTTCTTCAACTGTCTCACCTAAACCAACGAACGCCGCAACCTTAAAAAGTACAAATTCGTTGAACAAGGACAAAAGACCGCTCTCTTCCACCACTCGTAGTGTCGAAAAGCCACGACCTTTGAATAGAAGAGAGTCGTTCAGCAATGCCACGCCCTCGGTTCGGATCCAAAGGTCTCTTAGCACGGCCAAAACCGTGGGAGATCATAAACTTGCCCAACCGAAATCAGctccttctctcaaaacacTAGACAAGAGCGTGAGCAAATCGAAAACAAGCGATCTAAGGAGCCCTCGCTCATTGTCGGCTAATAGAAAGCCTAAAGAAGAGGCGGAATCGGAAACAGAGCCCGAGAGGATCATTTCTCACGACAACAAAGAAGTTTTGATTGATTCCAACGAGACGGAAGATAGTGCGGTTGAAGATGAGCGTTGTGATCATCTGCACGTTGACGAGACAACAGACTATGCTTGTCGAGATGAAATAgaacaaaaacaagaacaagatGAAACTGAAATCCACATTGAAATGAATAAGGAACAAATCAATATCGAAAAGCATAGTGATCATCATAATTGTAATGAAAATGAATTAGAAGAGAAAGCAATAGAATCAACCAACAAcgataaaaaagaagaaagtttCTTGAAGGCGTCGGAAATAAGGAGAAGAATGGAAGCTCAAGCGGGGAGCAATGAGGCGGTTACGCCGCGGGTGGTGCGAGGCGGCAGCTGGCCATTCCACAAGAAGGAAGTGGCGGCTCCGGTGAGCAATGAAGTAATAGAGGAGACCACAAGTAAGTTGATaaaagagaataagaaaaatagAGTGTTGGCAATGGTGGGAGCTTTTGAAACTGTTATGTCTAATCAATAA